Proteins from one Catenuloplanes atrovinosus genomic window:
- a CDS encoding LOG family protein — MSGRVRLTPERHRGPVTLRRDAIEPSTADQKLLDSRQRAEWKTKDAWRALRILSEFVEGFDSLADLPPAVSVFGSARSKPDSAECETAERVGAALTRAGYAVITGGGPGVMEAANKGASEAGGLSIGLGIELPFEQGLNEWVDVGIDFRYFFARKTMFVKYAQGFIVLPGGFGTMDELFEALTLVQTGKVTRFPVVLMGSAYWRGLLDWLRDTMAVDGKIGPADLDLICLTDDVDEAVRFIVEADAALAAEQSAVDDLTSDVRDA, encoded by the coding sequence ATGAGCGGTCGCGTACGTCTGACTCCGGAACGGCACCGTGGCCCGGTCACGCTGCGGCGCGACGCGATCGAGCCGTCCACCGCGGACCAGAAGCTGCTCGACTCCCGGCAACGCGCGGAGTGGAAGACGAAGGACGCGTGGCGGGCATTACGGATTCTCTCCGAATTCGTGGAGGGATTCGACAGCCTCGCGGATCTTCCGCCCGCCGTGAGCGTCTTCGGCTCCGCCCGCAGCAAACCGGACAGCGCCGAGTGCGAGACGGCCGAGCGGGTCGGCGCCGCGCTCACCCGCGCCGGCTACGCGGTGATCACCGGCGGCGGCCCCGGCGTGATGGAGGCGGCTAACAAAGGGGCCAGCGAGGCCGGCGGGCTCTCCATCGGGCTCGGCATCGAGCTGCCGTTCGAGCAGGGCCTCAACGAGTGGGTCGACGTCGGCATCGACTTCCGCTACTTCTTCGCCCGCAAGACCATGTTCGTGAAGTACGCGCAGGGATTCATCGTGCTGCCCGGCGGCTTCGGCACCATGGACGAGCTGTTCGAGGCGCTCACGCTGGTGCAGACCGGCAAGGTGACGCGCTTCCCGGTGGTGCTGATGGGCAGCGCGTACTGGCGCGGCCTGCTCGACTGGCTGCGCGACACGATGGCCGTGGACGGCAAGATCGGACCGGCCGACCTGGACCTGATCTGCCTGACCGACGACGTCGACGAGGCGGTCCGCTTCATCGTCGAGGCGGACGCCGCACTCGCCGCCGAGCAGTCCGCCGTGGACGACCTGACCAGCGACGTGCGGGACGCCTGA
- a CDS encoding LOG family protein: protein MAAICVFCASADAIEQRWLDLATETGRQIGARGHTLVSGGGCVGMMGAVADGARAAGAYTLGIIPQSLVDMEVADTASDELAVTDGMFSRKAMMIEKSDAFITLPGGLGTLDELFEVWTTGSLAIHRKPMVLVNPDGFYDGLLSWLRTLTDTRFVREGAMAELIVVDSLDAAFEAIEPRLAG, encoded by the coding sequence ATGGCCGCGATCTGCGTGTTCTGCGCGTCCGCCGACGCGATCGAGCAGCGCTGGCTCGACCTGGCCACCGAGACCGGGCGGCAGATCGGGGCCCGCGGCCACACGCTGGTCTCCGGCGGCGGCTGCGTCGGCATGATGGGCGCGGTCGCGGACGGCGCGCGGGCCGCCGGGGCGTACACGCTCGGGATCATCCCGCAGTCGCTGGTCGACATGGAGGTCGCGGACACCGCCTCGGACGAGCTGGCCGTGACCGACGGCATGTTCTCCCGCAAGGCCATGATGATCGAGAAATCGGACGCGTTCATCACGCTCCCCGGCGGCCTGGGCACGCTCGACGAGCTGTTCGAGGTCTGGACCACCGGCTCGCTCGCGATCCACCGCAAGCCGATGGTGCTGGTCAACCCGGACGGCTTCTACGACGGGCTGCTGAGCTGGCTGCGCACGCTCACCGACACGCGCTTCGTCCGCGAGGGCGCCATGGCCGAGCTGATCGTGGTCGACTCGCTGGACGCCGCCTTCGAGGCCATCGAGCCGCGCCTGGCCGGCTGA
- a CDS encoding ATP-dependent helicase: MTVLPRRTYRLVRRPPAAAPPLLPDAAHDRIVAHTDGPLLVVGGPGTGKTTTLVEAVAARVRAGTDPERILVLTFGRRAAQALRERIEARVAGLADRDVVHQPTVRTFHAYAYSLLRRAAAARGEPSPRLLTGPEQDLVIRELLEVVGDPDAITPPPAAGTRSPRYREPSAPGPRPDDPADDFADEVDRASEPRSGSPVSRDDGDRASESRPGGRTSRDDDAGADDRRAGAPRAGVTGVAGREEVAGPAGDDPYGWPAGLRPALRTRAFATQLRDLMLRAVERGIGPADLSRLGERLGRDDWPAAARFLREYAAVLALRDTTGRAAAAYDAAELVRAAMTLLTDDPELLESERRRIAHVYVDELADTDPAQVALLHLIAGGGLPLVAFADPDSSVYGFRGADPSIVAAFPARFRTASGAPAATVTRTISYRAPQGLLDALRRVGRRLRGPVTHRHLTVPPPPPAPPSASDAVAPDEAAGLTTATVTGGNEIAAGDAVSGGNEVAAGDAVSGGNEVAAGDAVSGGNETAADDAVTGGNEVAAGDADDAGKAAAHGEAGSQVGESIAGEIPRSDDAVAHRATAGAGGASAAVGEDVVDPSDAAEAADAARTGGTAETDDPTGTPSAAETEDTGNRAGAAAIGDTGASGEEAVRVRTFRSAVAESAYVAHALREAHLLRGIPWSRMAVVVRSTMLQLPPLQRALHAAGVPTVTYAEDLPLHLQPAVAPLLLALRCALEPDALDEDAAVTLLHSPLGGADPLAERRLRQGLRALAHRTGDRRSSGELIAAVLRDPSPLDGVDRRWARPARAVAALLETVRRAAADPRNSVEDVLWALWRATGLADRWYAASVRGTPPRAGESGHVERARADAADRDLDSVLVLFDAAARFADRLPGARTEVFLDHVLGQDLPADSIAPSADRGDAVRLLTAHAAKGLEWDVVAIAGVQEGVWPDLRLRGSLLGSERLVDLLSGRTAPEAAALAGQTSALLDEERRLFYVAASRARRSLLVTAVASASVGTADGEEQPSRFLHEIGAEDDVPADDFDLQGQRLPRALTLAALVAELRTALTDPRSGAHRRRAAAGELARLAAAGVPGAHPDEWWGLRALSDDRPLADDGEPVRVTPSTMEGALRCSLRWLLERHGGNPPAGPAQGIGNLVHAAAMLAEDANADRERLIEYVAGRFPMIELAARWLAGPEQSRAEGMVDKLLRWLAANPRRLLAIEHEFAVRLDDGTKRPIDLVGRVDRLEVDDAGRLVVVDLKTGRSTAVTTADVAEHPQLAGYQAAVEAGGFADFGVESGGAALVQLGTDTKAAREQSQGAVADSPDPGWAEELVRRTADTMAASTFSAVVNKKCRTCPVQTACPVSGRGRQVVEPPTRRPGT, encoded by the coding sequence ATGACTGTGCTGCCCCGGCGGACGTATCGGCTGGTGCGACGGCCACCGGCCGCCGCGCCGCCGCTGCTGCCGGACGCCGCCCACGACCGGATCGTCGCCCACACGGACGGTCCGCTGCTGGTGGTCGGCGGCCCGGGCACCGGCAAGACCACCACGCTGGTCGAGGCCGTGGCCGCGCGCGTCCGGGCCGGCACCGACCCGGAGCGCATCCTGGTGCTCACGTTCGGCCGCCGCGCCGCGCAGGCGCTGCGTGAGCGGATCGAGGCCCGGGTCGCCGGCCTCGCCGACCGCGACGTGGTCCACCAGCCCACGGTCAGGACCTTCCACGCGTACGCGTACAGCCTGCTCCGCCGCGCCGCCGCCGCCCGCGGCGAGCCGTCCCCCCGCCTGCTCACCGGCCCCGAACAGGACCTGGTCATCCGCGAACTCCTGGAGGTCGTCGGCGACCCGGACGCGATCACGCCACCACCGGCAGCCGGCACGCGCTCCCCGCGGTACCGCGAGCCTTCCGCGCCCGGGCCACGACCGGACGATCCCGCGGACGATTTCGCCGACGAGGTGGACCGCGCGAGCGAGCCGCGGTCCGGCAGCCCGGTCTCCCGCGACGACGGGGACCGCGCGAGCGAGTCGCGACCGGGAGGCCGCACATCCCGCGACGACGACGCCGGCGCTGACGACCGGCGGGCCGGCGCGCCGCGCGCCGGTGTGACCGGCGTCGCCGGGCGCGAGGAGGTCGCGGGACCGGCCGGTGACGATCCCTACGGCTGGCCCGCCGGGCTCCGGCCCGCGCTGCGGACCAGGGCGTTCGCCACCCAGCTCCGCGACCTGATGCTGCGCGCGGTCGAGCGCGGCATCGGCCCGGCCGACCTCAGCCGCCTCGGCGAGCGGCTCGGCCGCGACGACTGGCCGGCCGCGGCGCGGTTCCTCCGCGAGTACGCCGCGGTCCTCGCGCTGCGCGACACCACCGGCCGGGCCGCGGCCGCCTACGACGCGGCCGAACTGGTCCGCGCCGCGATGACGCTGCTCACCGACGACCCCGAGCTGCTGGAGTCGGAGCGGCGGCGGATCGCGCACGTGTACGTCGACGAACTGGCCGACACCGACCCGGCCCAGGTCGCGCTGCTGCACCTGATCGCGGGCGGCGGTCTGCCGCTGGTCGCGTTCGCGGACCCGGACTCGTCGGTCTACGGCTTCCGCGGCGCCGACCCGTCGATAGTGGCGGCCTTCCCGGCCCGCTTCCGCACCGCCTCCGGCGCCCCGGCCGCGACCGTCACCCGCACGATCTCCTACCGCGCCCCCCAGGGCCTCCTCGACGCGCTCCGCCGCGTCGGCCGCCGCCTCCGCGGCCCGGTCACCCACCGCCACCTCACCGTGCCCCCACCGCCGCCCGCTCCTCCGTCCGCCTCCGATGCCGTCGCGCCGGATGAAGCGGCCGGCCTCACGACCGCGACCGTGACCGGCGGAAACGAGATCGCGGCGGGCGATGCCGTGAGCGGCGGGAACGAGGTCGCGGCGGGCGATGCCGTGAGCGGCGGGAACGAGGTCGCGGCGGGCGATGCCGTGAGCGGCGGAAACGAGACCGCGGCGGACGATGCGGTGACCGGCGGAAACGAGGTCGCGGCGGGCGATGCCGACGACGCGGGAAAAGCCGCCGCACACGGCGAGGCGGGTTCCCAGGTAGGCGAGAGCATCGCCGGTGAGATCCCGCGCTCCGACGACGCCGTCGCCCACCGGGCGACCGCCGGGGCCGGTGGGGCGAGCGCCGCCGTCGGTGAGGACGTCGTCGATCCGAGCGACGCCGCAGAAGCGGCCGACGCCGCCAGGACCGGCGGCACCGCGGAGACCGACGACCCCACCGGGACCCCGAGTGCCGCCGAGACGGAGGACACCGGGAATCGCGCGGGCGCCGCCGCGATCGGCGACACCGGCGCGAGCGGCGAGGAAGCCGTGCGGGTGCGGACGTTCCGCTCCGCGGTGGCGGAGTCCGCCTACGTGGCGCACGCGCTGCGGGAGGCGCATCTGCTGCGCGGGATTCCCTGGTCGCGGATGGCGGTGGTCGTACGGTCGACGATGTTGCAGTTGCCGCCGCTCCAGCGGGCCCTGCACGCGGCCGGTGTGCCGACCGTGACGTACGCCGAGGATCTGCCGCTGCATCTGCAGCCCGCGGTGGCGCCGCTGCTGCTGGCGTTGCGCTGCGCGCTGGAGCCGGACGCGCTGGACGAGGACGCGGCGGTGACGCTGCTGCACTCGCCGCTGGGTGGCGCCGACCCGCTGGCCGAGCGGCGGCTGCGCCAGGGGCTGCGCGCGCTGGCACACCGGACCGGCGACCGGCGGTCGTCCGGCGAGCTGATCGCGGCGGTGCTGCGGGACCCGTCGCCGCTGGACGGCGTGGACCGGCGGTGGGCCCGGCCCGCCCGGGCCGTCGCCGCGCTGCTGGAGACGGTCCGGCGGGCCGCGGCCGACCCGCGGAACTCGGTCGAGGACGTGCTGTGGGCGCTGTGGCGGGCGACCGGCCTGGCCGACCGCTGGTACGCGGCCAGCGTGCGCGGGACGCCGCCGCGCGCCGGCGAGAGCGGCCACGTGGAGCGGGCGCGCGCGGACGCGGCCGACCGCGATCTCGACTCGGTGCTGGTGCTGTTCGACGCGGCCGCGCGGTTCGCGGACCGGCTGCCCGGCGCGCGCACCGAGGTGTTCTTGGACCACGTGCTCGGCCAGGACCTGCCGGCCGACTCGATCGCGCCGTCCGCGGACCGGGGCGACGCGGTGCGCCTGCTCACCGCGCATGCGGCGAAGGGCCTGGAGTGGGACGTGGTCGCGATCGCGGGCGTGCAGGAGGGCGTGTGGCCGGACCTGCGGCTGCGCGGCAGCCTGCTCGGCTCCGAGCGCCTGGTCGACCTGCTCTCCGGCCGGACCGCGCCGGAGGCGGCCGCGCTGGCCGGGCAGACGTCCGCGCTGCTGGACGAGGAGCGCCGGCTGTTCTACGTGGCCGCGTCCCGGGCGCGGCGGAGTCTGCTGGTCACGGCCGTGGCGTCCGCGTCGGTGGGCACGGCGGACGGCGAGGAGCAGCCCAGCCGCTTCCTGCACGAGATCGGCGCGGAGGACGACGTACCGGCCGATGATTTCGATCTTCAGGGGCAGCGGCTGCCGCGCGCGCTGACGCTGGCCGCGCTGGTCGCGGAGTTGCGGACCGCGCTGACCGATCCGCGGTCGGGCGCGCACCGGAGGCGGGCCGCGGCCGGGGAACTCGCCCGGCTGGCCGCGGCCGGCGTGCCCGGCGCGCACCCGGACGAGTGGTGGGGCCTGCGCGCGCTCTCCGACGACCGGCCGCTGGCCGACGACGGCGAGCCGGTCCGGGTTACGCCGTCCACCATGGAGGGTGCGCTCCGGTGCAGCCTGCGCTGGCTGTTGGAACGGCACGGCGGCAACCCGCCGGCCGGCCCGGCGCAGGGGATCGGCAACCTGGTGCACGCGGCCGCGATGCTGGCCGAGGACGCGAACGCGGACCGGGAGCGGCTGATCGAGTACGTGGCCGGCCGCTTCCCGATGATCGAGCTGGCCGCGCGCTGGCTGGCCGGCCCGGAGCAGTCCCGGGCCGAGGGCATGGTCGACAAGCTGCTGCGCTGGCTGGCCGCGAACCCGCGCCGGCTGCTGGCCATCGAGCACGAGTTCGCGGTGCGCCTGGACGACGGCACGAAACGCCCGATCGACCTGGTCGGCCGGGTGGACCGGCTGGAGGTCGACGACGCCGGCCGGCTGGTCGTGGTGGACCTGAAGACCGGCCGGTCGACCGCGGTGACCACGGCGGACGTGGCCGAGCACCCGCAGCTGGCCGGCTACCAGGCCGCGGTCGAGGCGGGCGGGTTCGCGGACTTCGGCGTGGAGTCCGGCGGCGCCGCGCTGGTGCAGCTCGGCACGGACACCAAGGCCGCGCGCGAGCAGAGTCAGGGCGCGGTCGCCGACAGCCCGGACCCGGGCTGGGCGGAGGAGCTGGTCCGCCGCACCGCGGACACGATGGCCGCGTCCACGTTCTCCGCCGTGGTCAACAAGAAGTGCCGGACCTGCCCGGTGCAGACCGCCTGCCCGGTCTCCGGCCGCGGCCGGCAGGTCGTCGAACCCCCCACCAGGAGACCGGGTACGTGA
- a CDS encoding ATP-dependent DNA helicase, which produces MTDQPALFAAAEKPRRIRADAGPRFTPGELARLLRLHAPTPEQAAIISAPVEPLLVVAGAGSGKTETMAARVVWLVANGYVRPEQILGLTFTRKAAGELAHRVRTRLGQLVRRLGREIAGEPTVATYHSYAARVVTEHGLRGGFEPSTRLLTEASRWQLVDMLVRNFPGDLGAVGRAPGTITDAVLALSGELAEHLVSTDELASWTGRFIGEVRGVPGSPGKPVRDVLSRQQARLGVLPLVRAYEARKAELEAMDFGDQLARAARVARDHPEVGRIERDRYRVVLLDEYQDTSHAQVVMLRALFGDGHPVTAVGDPCQSIYGWRGASAGTLDRFPGDFTHRDGRIAPTSALTRSWRNRPEILEIANALSLPLRTAGARVAALRPTPGTAEPLGGHTVRAALLSTHDAEADWIADGIVRAWQAAGEDDAALPEEIPVEKRPTTAVLVRLRSQIPVIEDALRARGVPVEVVGLGGLLDTPEVRDVVSTLRVLADPADGASLLRLLTGPRWRIGPRDLVALHRRAQRLAAARRDEAEDTVIRDPLDEATLVEALADLGLPQQYSAEGYHRLHAYAAELELLRDRLDQPLPDLVADVERTIGLDVEVAVRASAAGDAGLARAHLDALGDVAARFAGEADGGTLSGFLAFLAAAEEEERGLAPGQVDVVEGAVQILTAHAAKGLEWDVVAVAGLTRDVWPGPVRASDHYLAGIGVLPFPLRGDRDGLPALDLSGAETQRDVAGALERFARDWREHDEREERRLAYVAVTRPRRLLLCSGYWWGDRVVRPRGASVFLEEIRASCLAGHGDVPVWEPPPEPGATNPGASAAVRAEWPSDPLGARRPALEEAADLVRELLAAEQAAPEEPAEPPAVSPLEEALGAPPAPSTEDAPESAPAEAADATDPALEAEIAGWRREADLLLAERAEHARRDGPLEVALPGHLSVSQLVTLHRDPQALARALRRPMPAAPAPYARRGTAFHAWLEQRFGTVRLLDLDELPGAADADAAADTELADLQARFLAGEWADRTPIEVEVPFATVIGGVVVRGRMDAVFAALGGRYDVVDWKTGARPSGEAARAAAVQLAAYRLAWAALAGVPVEHVRAAFYYVRDDVTVRPADLLDREALTELVESVPSARSVSPIRS; this is translated from the coding sequence GTGACGGATCAACCCGCCCTCTTCGCCGCGGCGGAGAAGCCGCGCCGGATCAGGGCCGATGCCGGGCCCCGGTTCACGCCCGGCGAACTGGCCCGGCTGCTGCGGCTGCACGCGCCCACGCCGGAGCAGGCCGCGATCATCTCCGCGCCGGTGGAGCCGCTGCTGGTGGTGGCCGGCGCCGGGTCCGGCAAGACCGAGACGATGGCCGCGCGCGTGGTCTGGCTGGTGGCCAACGGGTACGTACGCCCCGAGCAGATCCTCGGCCTGACGTTCACCCGCAAGGCCGCGGGCGAGCTGGCGCACCGCGTCCGGACCCGGCTCGGCCAGCTGGTCCGCCGCCTGGGCCGGGAGATCGCGGGCGAGCCGACCGTGGCGACGTACCACTCGTACGCGGCCCGGGTGGTCACCGAGCACGGCCTGCGCGGGGGATTCGAGCCGTCCACCCGGCTGCTCACCGAGGCGTCCCGCTGGCAGCTGGTCGACATGCTGGTCCGCAACTTCCCGGGCGACCTGGGCGCGGTCGGCCGCGCCCCCGGCACGATCACGGACGCGGTGCTGGCGCTCTCCGGTGAGCTGGCCGAGCACCTGGTCAGCACGGACGAGCTGGCGAGCTGGACCGGGCGGTTCATCGGCGAGGTGCGCGGCGTGCCGGGCTCGCCGGGGAAGCCGGTGCGCGACGTGCTGTCCCGCCAGCAGGCCCGGCTCGGCGTGCTGCCGCTGGTCCGCGCGTACGAGGCGCGTAAGGCCGAACTGGAGGCGATGGACTTCGGCGACCAGCTCGCCCGCGCCGCGCGCGTCGCCCGCGACCACCCGGAGGTGGGCCGGATCGAGCGGGACCGCTACCGGGTGGTGCTGCTCGACGAGTACCAGGACACCAGCCACGCGCAGGTGGTGATGCTGCGCGCGCTGTTCGGCGACGGGCACCCGGTCACCGCGGTCGGCGACCCGTGCCAGTCCATCTACGGCTGGCGCGGCGCCAGCGCCGGCACGCTGGACCGGTTTCCCGGGGACTTCACGCACCGGGACGGGCGGATCGCGCCGACCAGCGCACTGACCAGGTCGTGGCGGAACCGGCCGGAGATATTGGAGATCGCGAACGCGCTGTCGCTGCCGCTGCGCACCGCGGGCGCGCGGGTGGCGGCGCTGCGGCCGACGCCGGGCACGGCCGAGCCGCTCGGCGGGCACACGGTCCGGGCCGCGCTGCTGTCCACGCACGACGCGGAGGCGGACTGGATCGCCGACGGGATCGTCCGGGCCTGGCAGGCCGCGGGGGAGGACGACGCCGCGCTGCCGGAGGAGATCCCGGTCGAGAAACGGCCGACGACCGCGGTGCTGGTCCGGCTGCGCAGCCAGATCCCGGTGATCGAGGACGCGCTGCGCGCCCGCGGCGTACCCGTGGAGGTCGTGGGTCTGGGTGGCCTGCTGGACACGCCCGAGGTGCGCGACGTGGTGAGCACGCTGCGGGTGCTGGCCGACCCGGCCGACGGCGCGTCGCTGCTGCGGCTGCTCACCGGCCCGCGCTGGCGGATCGGGCCGCGCGACCTGGTGGCGCTGCACCGGCGCGCGCAGCGGCTGGCGGCGGCGCGCCGCGACGAGGCCGAGGACACCGTGATCCGCGATCCGCTGGACGAGGCGACGCTGGTCGAGGCGCTGGCCGACCTGGGCCTGCCGCAGCAGTACTCGGCGGAGGGCTATCACCGGCTGCACGCGTACGCGGCCGAGCTGGAGCTGCTCCGCGACCGCCTGGACCAGCCGCTGCCGGACCTGGTCGCGGACGTGGAGCGGACCATCGGCCTGGACGTGGAGGTGGCGGTGCGCGCGTCCGCGGCCGGGGACGCCGGCCTGGCCCGCGCGCACCTGGACGCGCTCGGCGACGTGGCGGCCCGGTTCGCCGGCGAGGCGGACGGCGGCACACTCTCCGGTTTCCTGGCGTTCCTGGCCGCGGCCGAGGAGGAGGAGCGCGGGCTCGCGCCCGGCCAGGTCGACGTGGTCGAGGGCGCGGTGCAGATCCTCACCGCGCACGCGGCGAAGGGCCTGGAGTGGGACGTGGTCGCGGTCGCCGGGCTGACCCGCGACGTGTGGCCGGGCCCGGTCCGCGCGTCCGATCACTACCTGGCCGGCATCGGCGTGCTGCCGTTCCCGCTGCGCGGCGACCGGGACGGGCTGCCGGCGCTGGACCTGTCCGGCGCGGAGACGCAGCGCGACGTGGCCGGCGCGCTGGAGCGGTTCGCGCGGGACTGGCGCGAGCACGACGAGCGCGAGGAGCGGCGGCTCGCCTACGTGGCGGTGACCCGGCCGCGCCGGCTGCTGCTCTGCTCCGGCTACTGGTGGGGCGACCGGGTCGTCCGGCCGCGCGGCGCGTCCGTGTTCCTCGAGGAGATCCGCGCGTCGTGCCTGGCCGGTCACGGCGACGTCCCGGTCTGGGAGCCGCCGCCGGAGCCGGGCGCGACCAACCCCGGAGCATCCGCCGCGGTACGCGCGGAGTGGCCGTCCGACCCCCTCGGCGCGCGCCGTCCCGCGCTGGAGGAGGCGGCCGACCTGGTCCGCGAGCTGCTGGCGGCGGAGCAGGCCGCGCCGGAGGAGCCGGCCGAGCCGCCGGCGGTGAGCCCGCTGGAGGAGGCGCTCGGCGCGCCGCCCGCGCCGTCCACCGAGGACGCCCCGGAGTCCGCCCCGGCGGAGGCGGCGGACGCGACCGATCCGGCCCTGGAGGCGGAGATCGCGGGCTGGCGGCGGGAGGCGGACCTGCTGCTGGCCGAGCGCGCCGAGCACGCCCGCCGGGACGGCCCGCTGGAGGTGGCGCTGCCCGGCCACCTCTCCGTGTCGCAGCTCGTCACGCTGCACCGGGACCCGCAGGCGCTGGCCCGCGCGCTGCGCCGGCCGATGCCGGCCGCGCCCGCGCCGTACGCGCGCCGCGGCACCGCGTTCCACGCCTGGCTGGAGCAGCGCTTCGGCACCGTACGCCTGCTGGATCTGGACGAGTTGCCCGGCGCGGCCGACGCGGACGCCGCGGCCGACACCGAACTGGCCGACCTCCAGGCGCGCTTCCTGGCCGGCGAGTGGGCGGACCGGACGCCGATCGAGGTGGAGGTGCCGTTCGCGACCGTGATCGGCGGCGTGGTGGTCCGGGGCCGGATGGACGCGGTGTTCGCCGCGCTCGGCGGCCGGTACGACGTGGTCGACTGGAAGACCGGCGCGCGGCCGTCCGGCGAGGCGGCGCGGGCCGCGGCGGTGCAGCTGGCCGCGTACCGGCTGGCCTGGGCCGCGCTGGCCGGCGTGCCGGTGGAGCACGTGCGGGCCGCGTTCTACTACGTGCGGGACGACGTGACGGTGCGCCCGGCGGACCTGCTCGACCGGGAGGCGCTGACGGAGCTGGTCGAATCCGTCCCGTCCGCGCGATCCGTTTCGCCGATTCGGTCGTAG
- a CDS encoding sulfite exporter TauE/SafE family protein: MRKLVLLALVGLGAQLVDGSLGMAYGVTSTTLLLAIGTNPAAASATVHLAEIGTTLVSGAAHWRFGNVDWRVVAKIGIPGGIGAFAGATFLSHLSTEVAAPIMALILLTLGVYILVRFTAWGLPRGRLGQPLRKRFLAPLGLFGGFVDATGGGGWGPVGTPAILASGRLEPRKVIGSIDTSEFVVAIAASAGFLAGIGRENIDVVWVAALLLGGVVAAPIAAWLVRHIPPRILGSAVGGVIVLTNTRSLLRSDWIDAPDTVRYPVYAVICLIWAAAIAYSLAQYRAYRDLETAEAIDAEAERHRAAANRT; this comes from the coding sequence ATGCGGAAACTCGTCCTGCTCGCCCTGGTGGGGCTGGGCGCCCAGCTCGTCGACGGCAGCCTCGGCATGGCGTACGGCGTCACCTCCACCACGCTGTTGCTGGCCATCGGCACGAACCCGGCCGCGGCGTCCGCGACCGTGCATCTGGCGGAGATCGGCACCACGCTGGTCTCCGGCGCGGCGCACTGGCGGTTCGGCAACGTCGACTGGCGGGTGGTCGCGAAGATCGGCATTCCGGGCGGCATCGGCGCGTTCGCCGGCGCGACGTTCCTCTCCCACCTCTCCACCGAGGTCGCGGCGCCGATCATGGCGCTGATCCTGCTGACGCTGGGCGTCTACATCCTGGTCCGGTTCACCGCGTGGGGCCTGCCCCGGGGCCGGCTCGGCCAGCCGCTGCGCAAGCGTTTCCTGGCACCGCTCGGCCTGTTCGGCGGCTTCGTGGACGCCACCGGCGGCGGTGGCTGGGGCCCGGTCGGCACGCCGGCCATCCTGGCCAGCGGGCGCCTGGAGCCGCGCAAGGTGATCGGCTCCATCGACACCAGTGAGTTCGTCGTGGCGATCGCGGCCAGCGCCGGCTTCCTGGCCGGCATCGGCCGCGAGAACATCGACGTGGTGTGGGTGGCGGCGCTGCTGCTCGGCGGCGTGGTGGCCGCACCGATCGCGGCCTGGCTGGTCCGGCACATCCCGCCGCGGATTCTGGGCTCCGCGGTCGGCGGCGTCATCGTGCTGACCAACACGCGCTCGCTGCTGCGCAGCGACTGGATCGACGCGCCGGACACCGTCCGGTACCCGGTCTACGCGGTGATCTGCCTGATCTGGGCCGCCGCGATCGCGTACTCGCTCGCGCAGTACCGCGCCTACCGCGACCTGGAGACGGCCGAGGCGATCGACGCCGAGGCGGAGAGGCACCGCGCCGCCGCGAACCGAACGTGA
- a CDS encoding RrF2 family transcriptional regulator, with the protein MYVSARSDYAVRAMLAIADADRGETRELVKAAALASAQEIPLSFLQGILLDLRRAGLLHSHRGVEGGYALVRPADEITVGDVLRAVSGSLTMVRGLPADAAGYHGVAAGLTDVWLAVHEAIEEVVDTATLADLLTKSRQGAATT; encoded by the coding sequence ATGTACGTCTCGGCGCGCAGCGACTACGCGGTCCGCGCGATGCTGGCCATCGCGGACGCCGACCGCGGGGAGACCCGCGAGCTGGTCAAGGCGGCCGCGCTCGCGTCCGCCCAGGAGATCCCGCTCAGCTTCCTCCAGGGCATCCTGCTGGACCTGCGCCGGGCCGGTCTGCTGCACAGCCACCGCGGCGTCGAGGGCGGCTACGCACTGGTCCGGCCGGCCGACGAGATCACGGTCGGCGACGTCCTGCGGGCGGTGAGCGGCTCGCTGACCATGGTCCGCGGGCTGCCCGCGGACGCGGCCGGCTATCACGGGGTCGCGGCCGGCCTGACCGACGTGTGGCTGGCCGTGCACGAGGCGATCGAGGAGGTCGTCGACACGGCCACGCTCGCCGACCTGCTCACCAAGTCCCGCCAGGGGGCGGCGACCACGTAG